The Nocardia vinacea genome contains the following window.
TGCCCACCATCGAGACCGGCACCGGCAACTGCCACGTCTACGTGCACGAAGCCGCCGATCTGGAGATGGCCGAGCAGATCTTGATCAATGCCAAGACCCGCCGTCCCAGCGTGTGCAATGCCGCCGAGACGGTGCTCATCGACGATGCGATCGCCACCACCGCCGTGCCCCGGCTGATCGAGGCGCTGGAACGACACGGCGTCACCGTGCACGGCGATCTGCCCGGACTGGTGCCCGCCAACGATCAGGACTGGGGCGAGGAGTACCTCACCCTCGATATCGCGCTCAAGATCGTCAAGGATCTCGACGCGGCTGTCGAGCACATCAACACCTGGGGCACCGGCCACACCGAGGCCATCGTCACCGCTGAACTGGCCGCGGCCCGCGAATTCACCAACCGCGTCGATGCCGCCGCTGTCATGGTGAACGCCTCCACCGCCTTCACCGATGGTGAGCAGTTCGGCTTCGGCGCGGAGATCGGCATCTCCACCCAGAAGTTGCACGCCCGCGGCCCGATGGCACTGCCGGAACTGACCTCGACCAAATGGATCGTCTGGGGCGACGGCCAGATCCGCCCGGTCTAGATTTCGTTCGGCGTAAGAACCGCCGAGCGCTTGCTTCGGGTACTCCCGTAGCTTTAGGGGCGGGATTGAATGGAAGGACGCTACGTGGGTACCGAAAGCGCAGTGCAGGAGCCGATCTTCACCTCGGTCGACGATGTGATCGAACGGCTGGCCACGACCGGGTACCTGGCCGATAAGGCGACGGCGACCTCGGTATTCCTGGCCGATCGGCTCGGCAAGCCGCTGCTGATCGAGGGGCCGGCCGGTGTCGGCAAGACCGAACTGGCAAGGGCGGTCGCGCAGACCGCGGATGCGGAGCTGGTGCGTTTGCAGTGCTACGAGGGTGTCGACGAGGCCCGCGCACTGTACGAGTGGAATCACGCCAAGCAGATTCTGCGGATCCAGGCGTCCAGCGAGAATGATTGGGAAGAGACCAAGGCCGACGTCTTCACCGAGGAATTCCTGCTGTCGCGCCCGCTGCTGACCGCGATCCGCCGCGCCGATCCGACCGTGCTGCTCATCGACGAAACCGATAAGGCCGATGTCGAGATCGAGGGTCTGCTGCTCGAGGTGCTCAGCGATTTCGCGGTCACCGTCCCGGAACTCGGCACGATTACCGCGAGCCGCAAGCCGTTCGTGGTGCTGACCTCCAATGCGACGCGCGAACTGTCCGAAGCGCTCAAACGCCGCTGCCTCTATCTGCACCTGGACTTCCCGGATGAGGAACTCGAGCGCCGCATCCTGGCCAGCCGGGTGCCGGAACTGTCCGCCTCGGTCGCCGCGCAGCTGGTCCGGATCGTGCACGTGCTGCGTGGGATGCAGCTGAAGAAGCTGCCGAGCGTCGCGGAGTCGATCGACTGGGGACGTACCCTGCTCGCGCTCGGCCTGCAGGATCTCGACGACACCACCGTGCGCGCCACCCTCGGTGTCGTGCTCAAACACCAGGCCGACCACCAGCGCGCGCTGGCCGAGCTGAAGCTGGCCTGAGCCATGGCGGCCGGATCGCAGCCCACACTCGATGCGCCGCACGGGATTTCGGGACATCTCGTCGGTTTCGTCGAGGCTTTGCGGGCGCGCGGCATCCCGGTTGGTCCGTCGGAAACGGTGGACGCGGGCCGTGTGGTGTCGGTGCTGGATCTGATGGACCGTGAGGTCGTGCGCGAAGGTCTGGCCTGTTCGCTACTGCGCCGCACCACTCATCGCAGCACCTTCGACGGCCTGTTCGACCTGTGGTTCCCGGCCGCCCTCGGTGCGCGCGGCAGCACTGCGGATGATCTCGAACTTCCGCGCACACCGTCCGGCGAGATCGATATTCCCGCGCTGCGCGGACTGCTCGCGGCCCTGCTGACCAGGGAGGATTCAACGCAGCAGCAGCAAATGATCGCCGCGCAGCTGGTCGAACAACTCGGGCAGTACGAATCCTCGCGTGGTCCCTCCTTCTCCGCGTACCGCACGCTGCGCGAGGTCCAGCCGGAAACACTGCTGGCCAGGATTCTGCAGGGTTTGGCCGCCGGACCGGATACCAGCGAATTCGATACCGAGATCGCCCGCCGCATCGGCAGGCAGCGCATCGCCGGATTCCGCGCCATCGTGGAGGCGGAAACGCATCGGCGGGTGGCCGAGAATATCGGCAGGGATCGCGTCGCGAGCTATGCCGTCGCTCGTCAAGTCGAGGATGTCGATTTCCTGCGTGCCTCCGAAACCGAGCTGGCGGAGATGCGGCGCGGCACCCAGCGACTGGCCCGAATCCTGGCGTCCCGACTTGCCGTGCGGCGCAGGCATTCTCGTCGCGGTGAGATTGATTTACGCAAGACGCTGCGCAAATCCATGTCGACCGGCGGCGTCCCCATCGACCTGGTGAATCGCAAACCGCGACCGGGTCGCCCCGAACTGGTGCTGCTCTGCGATGTGTCCGGCTCGGTGGCCGGATTCAGCAACTTCACGCTCCTGCTGGTCAATTCGCTGCGCGAACAGTTCTCCCGGGTGCGGATATTCGCCTTCGTGGACCGGACCGATGAGGTGACCCGATTCTTCGATCCGCACACCCAACTGGACCAGTCCATGGCCCGCATCTTCACCGAGGGCAGGGTGGTCGGCCTGGACGGGCACTCCGACTACGGCCATGCGCTGTCGACCTTCGTCGAGCAGTGGCCCGATGCGGTCACCTCCCGCAGCTCACTGCTGATCCTCGGTGATGCCCGCACCAATTACCGTGATCCGGACCTGAATACGCTGCGCGAGCTGGTACGCACCGCCAAGCACGCGCATTGGCTCAATCCGGAGAAGGAAAGCAACTGGGGCACCGGCGATTCCGCCGCCGACAGGTATCGCGAAGTGATCGATATGCACGAGTGCCGCTCGGCCAAACAACTGACCGCGGTGGTGTCCCGGCTGCTACCGGTGTGACGCTATTGTGACCGAACTCATTATCGGTCTCCGTTAACACCATCAGCATTCGTTAAGGGAACTATTGGCGCTGCGCACCAGGATTCGGTCCATGGTGAACAACGCGCCGGGTAGGTCTGGCCGCAGCGGTAGTGGGGATTATTCGTTCCAGGTCGATCTGCGCGGAATCGTCGATCTGCTCTCGCATCACTTGTATTCGAGTCCCCGGGTCTACATCCGTGAACTGCTGCAGAACGCGGTCGATGCCGTCACCGCGCGCAGGCAGCGCGATGCCTTGGCGCCCACCGCGATTCGGCTGGTCGTCGACGAATCCGGGCTGCGGATAACCGATCACGGCATCGGCCTCACCGAGGCGGATGTGCACCGCTTCCTCGCCACCATCGGAAATTCGTCCAAGCGCGACGATATCGAGGGTGCGCGCCGAGAGTTCCTCGGGCAATTCGGCATCGGGCTGCTGGCGTGCTTCACCGTGGCCGAGACGATCCGAGTGGTGACCCGCTCGGCCATCGACCCGGCCGCCCTGCCCGTCGAATGGCTGGCCGCCGCCGACGGCACCTACTCGCTGCGTTTGCTCGATCCGGCAGCGCAGCAAGAGCCGGGCACCACGGTACATCTCACGCCGCGAGCCGGTGCGCAGGCGTGGTTCACGCCCGGGCGGGTGCTGGATTTGGTCCGCGATTATGGTTCGCTGCTGCCCTATGAGGTGACGGTCGAGGCGAATGGTGCCGGACTGCGCGCGACCGACGGTCCGCCGGTGTGGCGGCGCGCCCATGCATCCCCAGCCCAGCGGCGTGCGGCGCTGTTCGAGTACGGCGCGCGCGTCCTCGGATTCACTCCGCTGGATGTGATCGATCTCGATGCCGAATTGGCGGGGGTCAGCGGGGTTGCTTTCGTGCTGTCACAGCCGGGCAATCCCGCGGAAAGCAGTGCGCACCGGGTGTATCTCAAGGGCATGCTGCTCGGTGACGCGGTGCGCGGATTGCTGCCGGACTGGGCCTTCTTCGTGCGCTGTGTCATCGATACCGACAGCCTGCGCCCGACCGCCTCTCGCGAGGGCCTCTACGAAGACGAACGCCTCGCCATCGTCCGCGACAGCCTCGGCGACCGAATCCGCGACTGGCTCACCGAAATCGCCGCCGAACAGCCCGAGCGGCTCGCCGCATTCCTGTCCGTGCACGCCCTCGGTGTCAAGGCGATGGCACGGCATTCGCCGGACATGCTGCGGATCATGGTGCCGCACTTGCTGTTCGAGACGACCGACGGCCGGGTCCCGCTGACCGAATTCGTGCGCAACCATCCGACCGTGCGGGTGACGGCGACGGTGGAGGAATTCCGTCAGGTGGCCGCCACCGCGGCCGCGCAAGGCATCGGCGTTGTCAATGGCGGCTATACCTACGATGCGGAACTCGTCGCGCTGCTGCCGACGATCCTGCCTGGTATCACCGTGACCGAGCTGGACGCGGCCGCGGTTACGGCCGCCCTCGACCTGGTGGATCCCGCCGAGGAACTGTTGTCGGCTCCGGTGCTCGCCGCGGCGCGCACCGCACTGGATCCGCTGTCCTGCGATGTGATTCTGCGTGCGTTCCATCCGGTTTCGGTTCCTGCACTGCATCTGGACAGTCGGGGTGCGCGTAATGAGCGGGCACGGGTCGAGACCACCGTCGGTGCGGATGAGCTCTGGACCGAAATCCTCGGTGCGCTGGAGGCGAGCGCACCCCGTGCCCAACTGGTGTTGAACCACAACAGTCCGGTGGTCCGACGATTGAGCCGGATCGACGACCCGGCCTTCCTGCGGACCGCGGTCGAATCGCTCTACGGCCAAGCGTTATTGATGACGCACCGGCCGTTGCGACCGGCCGACACCGCGCTGCTCAATCGCGCTTTCGGCGAATTCCTCAGCTGGGCGACCCGGCGTGTGGCGGGCGAGACCGCGGAGGAGGCCTGAGATGGATACCTCCGAGATCCGATCCGCGCTGGCGCAGAGCCGTTCACTGCCACCCGGACGCGGCCGCACCGAACGACTGGAAATGCTTGCCGCCGAGGCGAAGTCGGGTCCGGACCGGGCACTGGAGGGGAGTGTCCTGTTGGAACTGGCCCAGGCGTATGCGTATGCGGGTGAACGCGATCTGGCACCGGTCGCCTACGGCAGGCTGTTGCGGATCTACGACGATTTCCCGGCCGAACTCGGTCCGATGACGCATTCGGTGCACTGGTATCTGAAATGGCTGACCTGGGGCCTGATCGAGAATCCCGCGGTGCCGCTGCAGACCACCTACCGCTGGCTCGATGAGCTCGAAAGTCGTTACCGGCAGCGGGGGTACAGTGCGCGTCCGGTGCTCGCATTGCGCTCCGACTTGGCACGGGAACTGGGTCAGCACGACCTGGCCGCCGAACTGCTGGACGCCGCGCGTGCGGCCCCGCGCGACAGCATGTCCGATTGCGACGCCTGTGAACGCAACCAGTGGGGTGCGAACTACGCGCAGGCCGGTGACGACGAGTCCGCATTGGAGAGCTGGCGTCCGGTCATCGACGGTGCCCGCAGCTGTGCCGAGGAGCCGCATCGGGTGCTCGGGCAGGCCTTGCTGCCGATGTTGCGCACCGGGCGCACCGCTGAAGCACGCAGTGCGCATTTGACGGGTTATCCACTGGTGCGCCACCTTCCGGATCTGCGGCGCTCGGTTGGCGAGCACATCGAGTTCTGCGCACTGACCGGGAACGAGGCGCGTGGTCTGGAGATGCTGGCCAAGCATGCGGCGTGGCTGACCGATTCCGGCGCGGATGCCGCCATCCGGCTGGCCTTCATATCGGGAGTGTGCGTGCTGTTGCGGCGGCTGACCGAGCGGGATCTCGGTGCGCTCGAAGTCGGCGCGGGCACGGTGGATTCGGTATGCGCCGAGCTGAGCGTCGAAATCGGCGAGCTCGCCGCACGTTACGACGCGCGCAATGGCAATTCGGTGGTCAGCGAGCGGGTCA
Protein-coding sequences here:
- a CDS encoding AAA family ATPase, whose protein sequence is MEGRYVGTESAVQEPIFTSVDDVIERLATTGYLADKATATSVFLADRLGKPLLIEGPAGVGKTELARAVAQTADAELVRLQCYEGVDEARALYEWNHAKQILRIQASSENDWEETKADVFTEEFLLSRPLLTAIRRADPTVLLIDETDKADVEIEGLLLEVLSDFAVTVPELGTITASRKPFVVLTSNATRELSEALKRRCLYLHLDFPDEELERRILASRVPELSASVAAQLVRIVHVLRGMQLKKLPSVAESIDWGRTLLALGLQDLDDTTVRATLGVVLKHQADHQRALAELKLA
- a CDS encoding vWA domain-containing protein, which produces MAAGSQPTLDAPHGISGHLVGFVEALRARGIPVGPSETVDAGRVVSVLDLMDREVVREGLACSLLRRTTHRSTFDGLFDLWFPAALGARGSTADDLELPRTPSGEIDIPALRGLLAALLTREDSTQQQQMIAAQLVEQLGQYESSRGPSFSAYRTLREVQPETLLARILQGLAAGPDTSEFDTEIARRIGRQRIAGFRAIVEAETHRRVAENIGRDRVASYAVARQVEDVDFLRASETELAEMRRGTQRLARILASRLAVRRRHSRRGEIDLRKTLRKSMSTGGVPIDLVNRKPRPGRPELVLLCDVSGSVAGFSNFTLLLVNSLREQFSRVRIFAFVDRTDEVTRFFDPHTQLDQSMARIFTEGRVVGLDGHSDYGHALSTFVEQWPDAVTSRSSLLILGDARTNYRDPDLNTLRELVRTAKHAHWLNPEKESNWGTGDSAADRYREVIDMHECRSAKQLTAVVSRLLPV
- a CDS encoding HSP90 family protein; the protein is MVNNAPGRSGRSGSGDYSFQVDLRGIVDLLSHHLYSSPRVYIRELLQNAVDAVTARRQRDALAPTAIRLVVDESGLRITDHGIGLTEADVHRFLATIGNSSKRDDIEGARREFLGQFGIGLLACFTVAETIRVVTRSAIDPAALPVEWLAAADGTYSLRLLDPAAQQEPGTTVHLTPRAGAQAWFTPGRVLDLVRDYGSLLPYEVTVEANGAGLRATDGPPVWRRAHASPAQRRAALFEYGARVLGFTPLDVIDLDAELAGVSGVAFVLSQPGNPAESSAHRVYLKGMLLGDAVRGLLPDWAFFVRCVIDTDSLRPTASREGLYEDERLAIVRDSLGDRIRDWLTEIAAEQPERLAAFLSVHALGVKAMARHSPDMLRIMVPHLLFETTDGRVPLTEFVRNHPTVRVTATVEEFRQVAATAAAQGIGVVNGGYTYDAELVALLPTILPGITVTELDAAAVTAALDLVDPAEELLSAPVLAAARTALDPLSCDVILRAFHPVSVPALHLDSRGARNERARVETTVGADELWTEILGALEASAPRAQLVLNHNSPVVRRLSRIDDPAFLRTAVESLYGQALLMTHRPLRPADTALLNRAFGEFLSWATRRVAGETAEEA